The following coding sequences lie in one Capsicum annuum cultivar UCD-10X-F1 chromosome 5, UCD10Xv1.1, whole genome shotgun sequence genomic window:
- the LOC107872517 gene encoding laccase-6 isoform X2, which produces MTNLVTTLFIHFCLHLFLCTNHSKYAVGFRPQQQGGRSTKFSDFKVQTTRITKLCNTKDIPTINGMYPGPVVYAQEDDKVIVRVTNESPYNITIHWHGIRQRLSCWSDGPSYVTQCPIQTGQNFTYEFTLVQQKGTFFWHAHVSWLRATVYGAIVVYPKKGIPYPFKFPYGEHIIILGEYWMKDMVQIEEAVLASGGAPPPADAFTINGQPGPNYNCSANDIYKLDVIPGKTYLLRLINAALNQEHFFAIANHKLKIVEVDAEYTKPLTTERVMLGPGQTLNVLVRADKPIARYSMAMGPYQSAKNVTFQNITSIAYFQYFGATANDLSLPAALPRFDDNLAAKTVMDGLRSLNPATVPKDIDRNLFVTIGLNVQKCQSKNPQKDCQAKGGGVMAASMNNISFSKPNISILEAYYKNISGYFTQDFPGVPLKFYDFVNGAPNNPPTDTNSLNGTRTYVLDYGTRVQLILQDTSTVSTENHPIHLHGYSFYVVGYGTGNYDPDTANFNLVDPPYMNTIGVPVGGWAAIRFVADNPGAWFMHCHLEIHLSWGLSVVLIVKNGEGPLEKLPHPPADLPRC; this is translated from the exons ATGACAAACTTGGTCACTACTTTGTTTATTCACTTTTGCTTACACTTGTTCCTTTGCACTAACCACAGCAAATATGCTGTGGGTTTTAGACCACAACAGCAAGGAGGAAGATCAACAAAATTCTCTGACTTCAAG gtGCAAACTACTAGAATTACTAAGCTATGTAATACCAAAGATATTCCAACCATCAATGGAATGTATCCAGGTCCAGTTGTTTATGCTCAAGAAGACGATAAAGTTATCGTCAGAGTCACCAATGAATCCCCATACAATATCACAATACACTG GCATGGCATCCGGCAGAGGCTATCATGTTGGTCCGACGGCCCTTCTTACGTTACACAATGCCCCATACAAACTGGACAAAACTTCACCTATGAGTTTACTCTGGTACAACAGAAAGGCACATTTTTCTGGCATGCTCATGTTTCCTGGCTTCGAGCCACTGTTTATGGTGCCATTGTCGTTTATCCTAAGAAGGGGATCCCTTACCCTTTCAAGTTCCCCTATGGAGAGCACATCATTATTTTAG GAGAGTATTGGATGAAAGACATGGTGCAAATTGAGGAGGCAGTTTTAGCAAGTGGCGGAGCCCCACCACCAGCTGATGCTTTTACCATCAATGGCCAACCCGGACCTAATTATAATTGCTCTGCTAATG ATATTTATAAATTAGATGTGATTCCTGGGAAGACATACTTGTTAAGGTTAATCAATGCAGCTTTGAACCAAGAGCATTTCTTTGCAATTGCAAATCACAAATTGAAAATTGTTGAAGTTGATGCAGAGTACACAAAGCCGTTGACCACGGAACGGGTCATGCTCGGACCGGGTCAAACCCTAAACGTCCTAGTCAGAGCAGATAAACCCATAGCAAGATATTCAATGGCGATGGGACCTTACCAATCTGCTAAGAATGTCACATTTCAAAACATAACATCAATAGCTTACTTCCAATATTTTGGCGCCACAGCAAATGACCTAAGTTTACCTGCAGCTTTACCACGTTTTGATGACAATCTTGCTGCTAAGACAGTCATGGATGGGCTTAGAAGTCTTAATCCTGCCACTGTTCCTAAAGATATTGACAGAAACCTATTCGTTACAATTGGACTAAACGTGCAAAAATGCCAGTCCAAGAATCCCCAAAAAGATTGTCAAGCTAAAGGGGGTGGGGTCATGGCTGCTTCCATGAATAACATCAGCTTTAGTAAACCTAACATCTCAATTTTGGAAGCTTACTACAAGAACATCAGCGGGTACTTCACTCAAGATTTTCCGGGGGTACCCCTAAAGTTCTATGATTTTGTGAATGGGGCACCTAATAACCCTCCTACTGACACAAATTCTCTAAATGGAACTAGGACCTACGTCCTTGACTATGGGACAAGGGTTCAACTGATCCTACAAGACACCAGCACAGTCTCCACAGAGAACCACCCCATTCATCTTCATGGCTACAGcttttatgttgtgggttatggTACCGGAAACTATGATCCTGATACAGCCAACTTCAATCTGGTGGATCCACCATATATGAACACAATTGGAGTTCCAGTAGGTGGATGGGCTGCCATTCGATTCGTTGCTGACAATCCAG GGGCATGGTTTATGCACTGTCATTTGGAGATACATCTATCTTGGGGCTTATCAGTGGTGCTCATTGTGAAGAATGGGGAAGGGCCATTAGAAAAACTTCCTCATCCTCCAGCAGACTTGCCAAGATGCTAG
- the LOC107870897 gene encoding pyridoxine/pyridoxamine 5'-phosphate oxidase 2 isoform X3: MSSSATAPWKQILLNSISSNSHLKHSIYFQLIEDLKHCPFAEVCWYFTETWEQFRIHGRVDMIDASNSDPDKLRQREVAWFAGSVRSRLQYLGLTPGLPSLDEQPSNDSLDPSAGPVDAFCLLVLDPEKVDYLNLKSNERLAFSTGRSVNVPDESNQLNLKHMCTKVPLSKL; the protein is encoded by the exons atgaGTAGCTCAGCAACCGCACCATGGAAGCAGATTCTTCTCAATTCCATCAGCTCCAATTCCCATCTCAAGCATTCCATCTACTTTCAGCTC ATTGAAGATCTTAAGCATTGCCCATTTGCAGAG GTGTGCTGGTATTTCACTGAAACTTGGGAACAATTCCGAATTCATGGAAGAGTCGATATGATTGATGCATCAAACTCTGACCCAGATAAACTTAGG CAAAGGGAGGTAGCTTGGTTTGCTGGTTCTGTCAGATCAAGACTACAATATTTGGGGCTTACCCCAGGGCTTCCTTCTCTAGATGAACAACCATCAAACGATTCATTGGATCCCTCTGCTGGTCCAGTTGATGCATTCTGCCTTCTAGTTCTGGACCCTGAGAAG GTTGATTATCTGAACTTGAAGAGTAATGAGAGGCTAGCATTTTCAACTGGACGAAGTGTCAACG TGCCTGATGAAAGCAATCAGCTGAATTTGAAGCACATGTGTACtaaagtacctctatctaagctCTAA
- the LOC107870897 gene encoding pyridoxine/pyridoxamine 5'-phosphate oxidase 2 isoform X2, translated as MSSSATAPWKQILLNSISSNSHLKHSIYFQLATVGSNGRPSNRTVVFRGFQDGTDKIQINSDSRSRKIEDLKHCPFAEVCWYFTETWEQFRIHGRVDMIDASNSDPDKLRQREVAWFAGSVRSRLQYLGLTPGLPSLDEQPSNDSLDPSAGPVDAFCLLVLDPEKVDYLNLKSNERLAFSTGRSVNVFFVACWKPPTIQNILFGEYW; from the exons atgaGTAGCTCAGCAACCGCACCATGGAAGCAGATTCTTCTCAATTCCATCAGCTCCAATTCCCATCTCAAGCATTCCATCTACTTTCAGCTC GCAACTGTTGGATCGAATGGAAGACCCTCTAATCGAACTGTTGTCTTTCG aGGATTTCAAGATGGTACTGATAAGATTCAAATTAATAGTGACTCACGAAGCCGTAAG ATTGAAGATCTTAAGCATTGCCCATTTGCAGAG GTGTGCTGGTATTTCACTGAAACTTGGGAACAATTCCGAATTCATGGAAGAGTCGATATGATTGATGCATCAAACTCTGACCCAGATAAACTTAGG CAAAGGGAGGTAGCTTGGTTTGCTGGTTCTGTCAGATCAAGACTACAATATTTGGGGCTTACCCCAGGGCTTCCTTCTCTAGATGAACAACCATCAAACGATTCATTGGATCCCTCTGCTGGTCCAGTTGATGCATTCTGCCTTCTAGTTCTGGACCCTGAGAAG GTTGATTATCTGAACTTGAAGAGTAATGAGAGGCTAGCATTTTCAACTGGACGAAGTGTCAACG TATTCTTTGTCGCTTGCTGGAAGCCACCCACCATTCAGAACATTTTATTTGGAGAATACTGGTAG
- the LOC107872517 gene encoding laccase-6 isoform X3, with protein sequence MLWVLDHNSKEEDQQNSLTSRCKLLELLSYVIPKIFQPSMECIQVQLFMLKKTIKLSSESPMNPHTISQYTDFIRHGIRQRLSCWSDGPSYVTQCPIQTGQNFTYEFTLVQQKGTFFWHAHVSWLRATVYGAIVVYPKKGIPYPFKFPYGEHIIILGEYWMKDMVQIEEAVLASGGAPPPADAFTINGQPGPNYNCSANDIYKLDVIPGKTYLLRLINAALNQEHFFAIANHKLKIVEVDAEYTKPLTTERVMLGPGQTLNVLVRADKPIARYSMAMGPYQSAKNVTFQNITSIAYFQYFGATANDLSLPAALPRFDDNLAAKTVMDGLRSLNPATVPKDIDRNLFVTIGLNVQKCQSKNPQKDCQAKGGGVMAASMNNISFSKPNISILEAYYKNISGYFTQDFPGVPLKFYDFVNGAPNNPPTDTNSLNGTRTYVLDYGTRVQLILQDTSTVSTENHPIHLHGYSFYVVGYGTGNYDPDTANFNLVDPPYMNTIGVPVGGWAAIRFVADNPGAWFMHCHLEIHLSWGLSVVLIVKNGEGPLEKLPHPPADLPRC encoded by the exons ATGCTGTGGGTTTTAGACCACAACAGCAAGGAGGAAGATCAACAAAATTCTCTGACTTCAAG gtGCAAACTACTAGAATTACTAAGCTATGTAATACCAAAGATATTCCAACCATCAATGGAATGTATCCAGGTCCAGTTGTTTATGCTCAAGAAGACGATAAAGTTATCGTCAGAGTCACCAATGAATCCCCATACAATATCACAATACACTG ATTTCATTAGGCATGGCATCCGGCAGAGGCTATCATGTTGGTCCGACGGCCCTTCTTACGTTACACAATGCCCCATACAAACTGGACAAAACTTCACCTATGAGTTTACTCTGGTACAACAGAAAGGCACATTTTTCTGGCATGCTCATGTTTCCTGGCTTCGAGCCACTGTTTATGGTGCCATTGTCGTTTATCCTAAGAAGGGGATCCCTTACCCTTTCAAGTTCCCCTATGGAGAGCACATCATTATTTTAG GAGAGTATTGGATGAAAGACATGGTGCAAATTGAGGAGGCAGTTTTAGCAAGTGGCGGAGCCCCACCACCAGCTGATGCTTTTACCATCAATGGCCAACCCGGACCTAATTATAATTGCTCTGCTAATG ATATTTATAAATTAGATGTGATTCCTGGGAAGACATACTTGTTAAGGTTAATCAATGCAGCTTTGAACCAAGAGCATTTCTTTGCAATTGCAAATCACAAATTGAAAATTGTTGAAGTTGATGCAGAGTACACAAAGCCGTTGACCACGGAACGGGTCATGCTCGGACCGGGTCAAACCCTAAACGTCCTAGTCAGAGCAGATAAACCCATAGCAAGATATTCAATGGCGATGGGACCTTACCAATCTGCTAAGAATGTCACATTTCAAAACATAACATCAATAGCTTACTTCCAATATTTTGGCGCCACAGCAAATGACCTAAGTTTACCTGCAGCTTTACCACGTTTTGATGACAATCTTGCTGCTAAGACAGTCATGGATGGGCTTAGAAGTCTTAATCCTGCCACTGTTCCTAAAGATATTGACAGAAACCTATTCGTTACAATTGGACTAAACGTGCAAAAATGCCAGTCCAAGAATCCCCAAAAAGATTGTCAAGCTAAAGGGGGTGGGGTCATGGCTGCTTCCATGAATAACATCAGCTTTAGTAAACCTAACATCTCAATTTTGGAAGCTTACTACAAGAACATCAGCGGGTACTTCACTCAAGATTTTCCGGGGGTACCCCTAAAGTTCTATGATTTTGTGAATGGGGCACCTAATAACCCTCCTACTGACACAAATTCTCTAAATGGAACTAGGACCTACGTCCTTGACTATGGGACAAGGGTTCAACTGATCCTACAAGACACCAGCACAGTCTCCACAGAGAACCACCCCATTCATCTTCATGGCTACAGcttttatgttgtgggttatggTACCGGAAACTATGATCCTGATACAGCCAACTTCAATCTGGTGGATCCACCATATATGAACACAATTGGAGTTCCAGTAGGTGGATGGGCTGCCATTCGATTCGTTGCTGACAATCCAG GGGCATGGTTTATGCACTGTCATTTGGAGATACATCTATCTTGGGGCTTATCAGTGGTGCTCATTGTGAAGAATGGGGAAGGGCCATTAGAAAAACTTCCTCATCCTCCAGCAGACTTGCCAAGATGCTAG
- the LOC107870897 gene encoding pyridoxine/pyridoxamine 5'-phosphate oxidase 2 isoform X1: MSSSATAPWKQILLNSISSNSHLKHSIYFQLATVGSNGRPSNRTVVFRGFQDGTDKIQINSDSRSRKIEDLKHCPFAEVCWYFTETWEQFRIHGRVDMIDASNSDPDKLRQREVAWFAGSVRSRLQYLGLTPGLPSLDEQPSNDSLDPSAGPVDAFCLLVLDPEKVDYLNLKSNERLAFSTGRSVNVPDESNQLNLKHMCTKVPLSKL, encoded by the exons atgaGTAGCTCAGCAACCGCACCATGGAAGCAGATTCTTCTCAATTCCATCAGCTCCAATTCCCATCTCAAGCATTCCATCTACTTTCAGCTC GCAACTGTTGGATCGAATGGAAGACCCTCTAATCGAACTGTTGTCTTTCG aGGATTTCAAGATGGTACTGATAAGATTCAAATTAATAGTGACTCACGAAGCCGTAAG ATTGAAGATCTTAAGCATTGCCCATTTGCAGAG GTGTGCTGGTATTTCACTGAAACTTGGGAACAATTCCGAATTCATGGAAGAGTCGATATGATTGATGCATCAAACTCTGACCCAGATAAACTTAGG CAAAGGGAGGTAGCTTGGTTTGCTGGTTCTGTCAGATCAAGACTACAATATTTGGGGCTTACCCCAGGGCTTCCTTCTCTAGATGAACAACCATCAAACGATTCATTGGATCCCTCTGCTGGTCCAGTTGATGCATTCTGCCTTCTAGTTCTGGACCCTGAGAAG GTTGATTATCTGAACTTGAAGAGTAATGAGAGGCTAGCATTTTCAACTGGACGAAGTGTCAACG TGCCTGATGAAAGCAATCAGCTGAATTTGAAGCACATGTGTACtaaagtacctctatctaagctCTAA
- the LOC107872517 gene encoding laccase-6 isoform X1 — protein sequence MTNLVTTLFIHFCLHLFLCTNHSKYAVGFRPQQQGGRSTKFSDFKVQTTRITKLCNTKDIPTINGMYPGPVVYAQEDDKVIVRVTNESPYNITIHWHGIRQRLSCWSDGPSYVTQCPIQTGQNFTYEFTLVQQKGTFFWHAHVSWLRATVYGAIVVYPKKGIPYPFKFPYGEHIIILGEYWMKDMVQIEEAVLASGGAPPPADAFTINGQPGPNYNCSANDIYKLDVIPGKTYLLRLINAALNQEHFFAIANHKLKIVEVDAEYTKPLTTERVMLGPGQTLNVLVRADKPIARYSMAMGPYQSAKNVTFQNITSIAYFQYFGATANDLSLPAALPRFDDNLAAKTVMDGLRSLNPATVPKDIDRNLFVTIGLNVQKCQSKNPQKDCQAKGGGVMAASMNNISFSKPNISILEAYYKNISGYFTQDFPGVPLKFYDFVNGAPNNPPTDTNSLNGTRTYVLDYGTRVQLILQDTSTVSTENHPIHLHGYSFYVVGYGTGNYDPDTANFNLVDPPYMNTIGVPVGGWAAIRFVADNPGNKLKTKFHLLIIIMCCTKLMDGPFSCTGAWFMHCHLEIHLSWGLSVVLIVKNGEGPLEKLPHPPADLPRC from the exons ATGACAAACTTGGTCACTACTTTGTTTATTCACTTTTGCTTACACTTGTTCCTTTGCACTAACCACAGCAAATATGCTGTGGGTTTTAGACCACAACAGCAAGGAGGAAGATCAACAAAATTCTCTGACTTCAAG gtGCAAACTACTAGAATTACTAAGCTATGTAATACCAAAGATATTCCAACCATCAATGGAATGTATCCAGGTCCAGTTGTTTATGCTCAAGAAGACGATAAAGTTATCGTCAGAGTCACCAATGAATCCCCATACAATATCACAATACACTG GCATGGCATCCGGCAGAGGCTATCATGTTGGTCCGACGGCCCTTCTTACGTTACACAATGCCCCATACAAACTGGACAAAACTTCACCTATGAGTTTACTCTGGTACAACAGAAAGGCACATTTTTCTGGCATGCTCATGTTTCCTGGCTTCGAGCCACTGTTTATGGTGCCATTGTCGTTTATCCTAAGAAGGGGATCCCTTACCCTTTCAAGTTCCCCTATGGAGAGCACATCATTATTTTAG GAGAGTATTGGATGAAAGACATGGTGCAAATTGAGGAGGCAGTTTTAGCAAGTGGCGGAGCCCCACCACCAGCTGATGCTTTTACCATCAATGGCCAACCCGGACCTAATTATAATTGCTCTGCTAATG ATATTTATAAATTAGATGTGATTCCTGGGAAGACATACTTGTTAAGGTTAATCAATGCAGCTTTGAACCAAGAGCATTTCTTTGCAATTGCAAATCACAAATTGAAAATTGTTGAAGTTGATGCAGAGTACACAAAGCCGTTGACCACGGAACGGGTCATGCTCGGACCGGGTCAAACCCTAAACGTCCTAGTCAGAGCAGATAAACCCATAGCAAGATATTCAATGGCGATGGGACCTTACCAATCTGCTAAGAATGTCACATTTCAAAACATAACATCAATAGCTTACTTCCAATATTTTGGCGCCACAGCAAATGACCTAAGTTTACCTGCAGCTTTACCACGTTTTGATGACAATCTTGCTGCTAAGACAGTCATGGATGGGCTTAGAAGTCTTAATCCTGCCACTGTTCCTAAAGATATTGACAGAAACCTATTCGTTACAATTGGACTAAACGTGCAAAAATGCCAGTCCAAGAATCCCCAAAAAGATTGTCAAGCTAAAGGGGGTGGGGTCATGGCTGCTTCCATGAATAACATCAGCTTTAGTAAACCTAACATCTCAATTTTGGAAGCTTACTACAAGAACATCAGCGGGTACTTCACTCAAGATTTTCCGGGGGTACCCCTAAAGTTCTATGATTTTGTGAATGGGGCACCTAATAACCCTCCTACTGACACAAATTCTCTAAATGGAACTAGGACCTACGTCCTTGACTATGGGACAAGGGTTCAACTGATCCTACAAGACACCAGCACAGTCTCCACAGAGAACCACCCCATTCATCTTCATGGCTACAGcttttatgttgtgggttatggTACCGGAAACTATGATCCTGATACAGCCAACTTCAATCTGGTGGATCCACCATATATGAACACAATTGGAGTTCCAGTAGGTGGATGGGCTGCCATTCGATTCGTTGCTGACAATCCAGgtaataaattaaaaactaaatttcaTCTCTTAATTATTATAATGTGTTGTACAAAACTCATGGATGGACCATTTTCATGCACAGGGGCATGGTTTATGCACTGTCATTTGGAGATACATCTATCTTGGGGCTTATCAGTGGTGCTCATTGTGAAGAATGGGGAAGGGCCATTAGAAAAACTTCCTCATCCTCCAGCAGACTTGCCAAGATGCTAG